One part of the Microbacterium aurugineum genome encodes these proteins:
- the xerD gene encoding site-specific tyrosine recombinase XerD codes for MLLERALDAYLRHVTIERGLSEHTIAAYRRDLGGYCEWLAGEGIADTSEVTPAVIDRFITERASADPAPASTSLARLQSSVRGWHRYLAREGIEVDDPSGRLRPPKAPRRLPKALTIDQVERLLAAPSPEDPIGVRDRALLELLYATGARVSEATGLDVDDLAHGDVLRLRGKGSKERIVPIGSYAREAVDAYLTRVRPALAAKGRASARLFLGARGAPLSRQSAWLVIRAAAEKAQITSEVSPHTLRHSFATHLLQGGADVRVVQELLGHSSVATTQIYTHVSVDTLRDIYATSHPRAR; via the coding sequence ATGCTGCTGGAGCGCGCTCTCGACGCCTACCTGCGTCACGTCACGATCGAGCGCGGTCTGAGCGAGCACACGATCGCGGCCTACCGGCGTGACCTCGGTGGGTACTGCGAGTGGCTGGCCGGGGAGGGGATCGCCGACACGTCGGAGGTGACGCCGGCCGTGATCGACCGCTTCATCACGGAGCGTGCGTCGGCAGACCCTGCTCCGGCCTCCACCTCGCTGGCGCGCCTGCAGTCGTCCGTGCGGGGCTGGCACCGGTACCTGGCGCGTGAGGGCATCGAGGTCGACGATCCGAGCGGGAGACTGCGTCCGCCCAAGGCCCCTCGTCGGCTCCCCAAAGCGCTGACGATCGACCAGGTCGAGAGACTGCTCGCCGCACCGTCGCCCGAGGACCCGATCGGGGTGCGGGATCGCGCTCTCCTGGAGCTCCTCTATGCCACCGGCGCCCGCGTCTCGGAGGCGACCGGGCTCGACGTCGACGACCTCGCCCACGGCGATGTACTGCGGCTGCGCGGGAAGGGCTCGAAGGAGCGCATCGTGCCGATCGGCTCCTATGCGCGAGAGGCGGTCGACGCCTATCTCACGAGGGTGCGGCCGGCGCTCGCGGCGAAAGGACGGGCATCGGCGCGGCTGTTCCTCGGTGCCCGTGGCGCGCCCCTGTCACGACAGAGCGCCTGGCTGGTGATCCGCGCGGCGGCGGAGAAGGCGCAGATCACGTCGGAGGTGTCGCCGCACACCCTGCGTCACTCGTTCGCCACACACCTGCTGCAGGGGGGAGCCGACGTCCGTGTCGTGCAGGAGCTGCTCGGACATTCCTCGGTCGCGACGACCCAGATCTACACCCACGTCTCGGTCGACACCTTGCGTGACATCTACGCGACCTCGCATCCCCGCGCCCGCTGA
- a CDS encoding NUDIX domain-containing protein: MTESAEYLRDEPFEPEVLQSDRVYKGWVWDVRSDRVRYGDGEIVREYVAHTGAVAILALDDEDRVLLIQQYRHPIRHRDWELPAGLLDVDGEAPLDAARRELAEEADLVAAHWEPLVSSWTTPGGNDEMIHIFLATGVAAASSAHDREDEEADIRVEWVPLADAVDAVLGGRMHNGILSIGVLAAAQRLRDRG; the protein is encoded by the coding sequence ATGACTGAGTCGGCGGAGTACCTCCGCGACGAGCCTTTCGAGCCGGAGGTCCTCCAGAGCGACCGCGTCTACAAGGGCTGGGTCTGGGACGTGCGCTCCGACCGGGTGCGCTACGGCGACGGGGAGATCGTGCGCGAGTATGTCGCGCACACCGGCGCCGTGGCGATCCTCGCGCTCGACGACGAGGACCGCGTGCTGCTGATCCAGCAGTACCGCCACCCGATCCGTCACCGCGACTGGGAGCTGCCCGCCGGTCTGCTCGACGTGGACGGAGAGGCGCCGCTCGACGCCGCCCGTCGCGAGCTCGCCGAGGAGGCTGACCTCGTCGCCGCGCACTGGGAGCCGCTGGTCTCCTCGTGGACCACCCCGGGTGGCAACGACGAGATGATCCACATCTTCTTGGCCACCGGAGTCGCCGCGGCGTCTTCGGCACACGATCGGGAGGACGAAGAGGCGGACATCCGCGTCGAGTGGGTGCCGTTGGCGGACGCGGTGGACGCCGTCCTCGGCGGACGGATGCACAACGGCATCCTCTCGATCGGTGTGCTGGCCGCGGCGCAGAGGCTGCGCGACCGGGGCTGA
- a CDS encoding ParA family protein has protein sequence MGPTGRPYHGFPTPEPLKSHGPARIIALCNQKGGVGKTTTSINLAAALAEYGRKVLAVDFDPQGALSAGLGIPTHDVPTIYDLLLDTKRDAHDAIVKSSVEGLDVMPANIDLSAAEVHLVNEVARETILARVLRQVAGEYDVILVDCQPSLGILTVNALTAAHGVIIPLECEFFALRGVALLIETIDKVRDRLNPSITMDGLLATMYDPRTLHSREVLERVVEAFGDDVLETVIGRTVKFPDASVSGVPITEFAPEHAAAQAYLRLARELVARGAVA, from the coding sequence ATGGGACCCACGGGCCGTCCGTATCACGGGTTCCCGACCCCCGAACCGTTGAAGTCCCACGGGCCCGCGCGCATCATCGCGCTGTGCAACCAGAAGGGCGGCGTCGGCAAGACGACCACGTCCATCAACCTGGCCGCGGCGCTCGCCGAGTACGGCCGCAAGGTGCTCGCGGTCGATTTCGACCCGCAGGGGGCCCTGTCCGCCGGGCTCGGCATCCCGACCCACGATGTGCCGACGATCTACGACCTCCTGCTCGACACCAAGCGCGACGCCCACGATGCGATCGTGAAGTCGAGCGTCGAAGGTCTCGACGTCATGCCGGCGAACATCGATCTGTCGGCCGCCGAGGTGCACCTGGTCAACGAGGTCGCACGGGAGACGATCCTCGCCCGGGTGCTGCGCCAGGTCGCGGGGGAGTACGACGTCATCCTCGTCGACTGCCAGCCCTCCCTAGGGATCCTCACGGTCAACGCGCTGACGGCGGCGCACGGTGTGATCATCCCGCTCGAGTGCGAGTTCTTCGCGCTGCGCGGCGTGGCCCTGCTCATCGAGACGATCGACAAGGTCCGCGACAGGTTGAATCCGTCCATCACGATGGACGGCCTGCTGGCCACGATGTACGACCCGCGCACCCTGCACTCGCGCGAGGTGCTCGAGCGTGTCGTCGAAGCATTCGGAGACGACGTGCTCGAGACCGTGATCGGCCGCACCGTGAAGTTCCCCGATGCCTCGGTGTCGGGGGTGCCCATCACCGAGTTCGCCCCCGAGCACGCGGCCGCTCAGGCATACCTGCGGCTGGCGCGGGAGCTGGTCGCCCGTGGCGCTGTCGCCTAG